A genomic window from Candidatus Kouleothrix ribensis includes:
- a CDS encoding type II toxin-antitoxin system death-on-curing family toxin, with protein MRYLTPAELIAMHALLLSEFGGMPGVTEAGFGRLEAAAAAPQASMFGTAIYATLSQQAAALCLAIVRGHPFSDGNKRVALLALAVFLQQNGARLSASNGEAYTIIMALARGELQQPALAAWVEQHAPANVMTSRPASSNS; from the coding sequence ATGCGCTATCTCACACCCGCCGAGCTGATTGCCATGCACGCGCTGCTGCTGAGCGAGTTCGGCGGCATGCCTGGCGTCACCGAGGCCGGTTTTGGGCGGCTCGAGGCGGCTGCGGCTGCGCCACAGGCCAGCATGTTCGGCACGGCGATCTACGCGACGCTCAGCCAGCAGGCTGCCGCGTTATGCCTGGCGATCGTGCGCGGGCACCCATTTTCCGACGGTAACAAGCGCGTGGCATTGCTGGCGCTGGCTGTGTTTCTCCAGCAGAATGGCGCGCGGCTGAGTGCGTCGAACGGCGAGGCCTACACCATCATCATGGCGCTGGCGCGCGGCGAGCTGCAGCAACCCGCGCTGGCGGCCTGGGTTGAGCAGCATGCGCCAGCGAATGTTATGACTTCGCGACCGGCGTCGTCGAATTCTTAA
- a CDS encoding type II toxin-antitoxin system death-on-curing family toxin, producing the protein MNYIALDDILNIRDRVAQAYAERFEIMSPNGLMSALAAPRRSAFGDELFPTLAEKAGALVFALVQNHPFWDGNKRIAAAALRLFVARNQARLAADDQELRLFTTGIACGALRDQALAVWVSERIEDCA; encoded by the coding sequence ATGAACTATATTGCGCTCGACGATATTCTCAACATTCGTGATCGGGTTGCGCAGGCCTATGCCGAACGCTTCGAGATCATGTCGCCGAATGGGCTGATGTCGGCGCTGGCGGCGCCCCGGCGCTCGGCGTTTGGCGATGAGCTATTCCCAACTCTGGCGGAAAAAGCCGGCGCGCTGGTGTTCGCGCTCGTGCAGAATCACCCATTCTGGGATGGTAATAAGCGCATTGCCGCAGCTGCATTACGCCTGTTCGTCGCACGAAACCAGGCGCGGCTGGCTGCCGACGACCAGGAATTGCGCCTATTTACCACAGGCATTGCCTGCGGCGCCCTGCGCGACCAGGCGCTGGCAGTGTGGGTAAGCGAACGTATCGAGGATTGTGCGTAA